In the genome of Labrus bergylta chromosome 7, fLabBer1.1, whole genome shotgun sequence, the window TTGCTGCCCTTCAAAAATGTATCTTGTGTATCAAGCAAGGAAGATTTCTGTTCTAAAATGAAAAGCCAAACATTCAAATCATCATAGGACTTGTTATTCTCCCTAGTAGGATGGCACAAACACAGGAGAAAGTTGGTGCGCCCTTCACCGCAGGAATGGGGCTGTGTAGAAAACAGGAAcgcagaccaaaacaaaaccttttctCATGTTAAGACGACTCAAAATGCCTTGTACAGAGCTGGACTGGACAAGCTGTGCTACTACCTGGACAAAAACCTCACCACCAAAAGGGCGTggatacatctttttttttttttgatctttCATGTGTCTGCATTGGGTAAAACTCTGAATCACAGACCTAGTATTGGCTCAGAAGTCAAATTAAAGGCAGCCACTGGATGCTCGTCTGAGGAGTTTAAAAAAGGCATAATTGGCATCCTCCTAATGGGCAAGTGCTCATGGGAAATTAGAGAGGGCGAGGAAAAGACTCAGCCTGGGCTTTTCCAAAGTATACAGATAGGAGTTGCTCAAGGATTTAACATCACTCCTCCCTTCCACAACCTTGAGTCTGCACACTAAGAGGAACAAGTGGGCAGTATGTGACGATTAGagaacatgttttaaacaacCCCCTGTCAAACATTATAATAAGCCTTTGTTTGCCCTCCCACCTTCACCATTTAAAGTGTAACTGGGTGTAGACGCTAACTCAGCACACTGGCTCATACATACAGAGCTGGGGTTAGGGTTaaacaaggatttttttttccccccctgtcTTTATTTATGCTTTAGTAAATATTGGCTTAAATGTTTGTAGATAATAAtgtgaatgtctgtgtgtgtctttgtgtctttgtaggCCAGGGACCAGAAGACTCAGGGAAATCTGCTTCTGGCCCAGGAGTGTTCGGACAAAGCCAAGTGGTACAACATCCTGGCAGCCGGCTGGAACCTGCTGATTCCACTTCTGGCCGTCGTCCTGCTCGTCCTCCTGCTCGTCCACCTGGGAACGTCCCAGGGCTCCTTCGACTTCTTAGGAGAGGACGGATTCCAAAACTTCATGAAACTGTTCAGCTGGTAGATGCTGGTAGAAAAAAATAGTCTCAAAGacaacacattcacactaaTAAGGAGAGTGATTTTGATTGGATTCAGCAGATGAAggctgacttaaaaaaaaaaaacttgtttaaatgtcttctagTTTAAGCAAAGCAAGTCATCTCTGAGGTGAACATATATAAATGTTAGCATCACATATTCGGCCAACTAAAGAATAAAACCGGTCATTTGACAAGAACATTGAAGctaacataaaatataaaacatacttCTTTGAGGGGATCATGAGTGTATGGCTTTTAGTATTTTTGCATCTCTAATGGTACCATCAGTATTATAACCAGTAAGTCTCCAAGACACGGTCAGTTTAAATGTGAAGTCAAAGACTGAGGagcctaaaaaataaaaaataaaataaaataaaaaaagacgaGTATGGAACGGAAAGACTATAGGAGCTGAAAACCAGGCTGAGAGCTATACTCGGGGTCATTTCTGACgtatttattgttgtatttatgTTGAAAGGAAAATCTTAAGACAGCTGTAATGATCTCTGGTTCAGGttagacagaggagagaggagaaaagaagtgAAAGTCTGAATGTTAGGATGATGAAAAGCCACTTGACAAAGGACATCAACCTTCACCTCTCATTGATAGTCACTTATTCTGTTCCTTCCACAGGTTTTAGatcatatttctgttttcataTACATCTATGTTTTatcattattcatgttttttattcaagtaTTTTATTGTGGTACATAATCGTATTACTGACATCTTGTGAGTGAGCTTAATAAACCAGATACAGTGTTTCATTGAAAAACACTCCAGTCTTAATTTTTTCAACATATAAATCTTGAACATCTGAACATTTTCAGGCCTTTCCCCTCTCCACCACTGAATGAGGGATTTCCTTTAAATAGGTCCTGCgcctctgctgctgcacctGCACCCATTCCTGATTATTAGGGGTGTCGCTGGTTTGATCCTGGGCCGAATCTGAGGGAAAGGGCAAGGCACGGTTGTTTTAAACCCAGCTGTGCGCCTGCTGCTGTACCGACTATAAACAGATCATCCTTTTTAGACTATGTGCCCTCAGCGGGGAGGCATGGCTGCTCAGACCACTACAGAGGAGACAGCAGCAATGTGGAGGCCTGCTGCTTATTTCCAATCTGCTCGCAggttttaggttttttttacagtttgaatGCTGCATGTTGTAGAAAGATATGCACGTTTTATATTAACCCTTTGATGAAACAGATGAAAGGATATTTTTAATGATCAGAAACAGAATTGGGCCTCGATGGTTTAAACATTTGTGTTAGCATTTTGGTGCATTTCAATAAACTTAGAAATAGAACAAACAGTAGGAACAAAGTGGACAGCAGTACTTCTAGAGCCAAGTAAAAAATTAATACAACAAAGTAaacaatataaatgtaaaagtttAGGATAACTCATTTGTCTCAGTTCCTCCCTCTGACAGTATTTGTACATCAAAACAACACTTGGATTGAGTGTGCAGTGTGTTGCCAAGGGAGCAAAAGTTGACTTTATGAAGTACAGAGACAGAGTGAGTTGTACAGAGATGATAATCTACTTAATGTGCATTATTACAACATATAGTGAGATATGAAGGCTCAACGAGGTGTGACATTAAGTTGTCTGTTTCGCTTTCATGTTTGGTACAACCCTTAAAGCTCGCCAGTACAGATTTAGGTTGGGAGGGAAAGTTACAATGCAGAAGTTTAGCTTTCTAAAGGCACACGTTTGGAATGATAAATCCCGTAGAAATACGAATAAAATAAGACACCAGACaaggaaaatattttcatttgatGTAACACTGGGATGGATTCACATTTTTGCTAAATTATGGAGAAGAACATGGAGCTACAGACAGAACATttataggtttaaaaaaaaaaagggcttctGTAAAAGCGCCTGCcaactgtgtttctgtgtggttGCTGTTCCTTCCAGGACTGACAGACTTAGCCTCGAAGTAGAAACAAAATCCTATTGGATGATTTCAGAGTTGAACAAcgaacacattttttatttttttgcattagtTACAGACAGGCGGTTGGCTTACATAAAGTTTTTACTTGCATTGagcattttaaacacacaaatacagagacTAAATCTGAATGTCCCTCAGAGGCTCCCTCCTCGTCTCTTGTCTGAAGACCTGCTCCTACAGACCTCCCACCATCCAGACTCCCATCATATTAGAAGCCTCTCCTTTGCTcgcaactttatttatacacacGCAAATCacagccttcagctacaaacTTTCTATTTTCCCCCCGGTGGTCAGAGAGCAGAGCTTACAGATGTCTGCACCGTGGAGAATTACAGGGTAGAAGCCGGCAGTGCGCAGGGAGGGGGCGCTAACATGGCAGCTCTTCCTGGAAGCTGTTGGCTAAAGCTGAGGCCTGGAGAGGACTGAGGAAGAGACGCAGAGAAGATGCATACatttactgatgtttatttAAACTTCAAACACTCTTTACAATCACTCTTTACTTTGTGACCTGAAACCTATATTTGTATCTTCATCTTAAAGCACcggtgaggagtttttaactggttttAAGACTGACTGAAATTAATTGCCATGTTTGCCAAATCTTTTGCACCAGAGTGAGCAGAGTACAGCGAAGGACAGAGCTTACTCCTATTATTTTAAGTCTTTCCcattttagattagattcagCGAACGGTATCTGCAAAGCTCACATTGCACACTAGATGGTGCAGTGGTACAAGAGGAAAGCTCATGCAGtttaaagagaagaaatcaATGGGAAACTGTTAATGTGTAGGTTTCATGGCCTACTACGTATTAGATATTGACATTTCctaccaaaaagaaaaagggaaatgttatCCTCAATGTTGCATTGACACAAGGTTTGGATCTCTACGTATGAACACAAGGAACATCTAAAGAAGAATCTCAAGGCAATGATCATTCTTGGACAAAAAACACTGTTGACACAGTAAGAGATAAATTTGCAAAGTAatatgtatgcacacacacagaccttcTGATACTTGAGTACACCGAGGACataatatacaaacacacacacccaatgACAGACAGAGACGATGTAATGCTGACTGACACATTAATTGCAGGATTTTTAATCTTAGTTTGAACAGTCGCTGTTCAGACATGCAGATATTACAACAGTAGATTATTTGTTTATATGCATGAATGTAACACAGTTTAGTTTAGTGCTACCTttgatgtatttcattttttagatAACGCTGACACAAGTGAAGGCTTACCATCCTCAACAACCCGGGTACACAGAACCCCTTGGGGCTTTTCATGTTCAAACTCATCCATTTTTATTGCACTATCATTTTGCAAGTTGTCTCTTGTGACATTTGACCGACATTTAAATAGAGAGGGGCGATTACAGCTCCACAATCCATATGGACAAAGTATTCCCAATGGGGCGTTGATTTCTCAATCTTCTGTCAGATGGTTGAACACACATTGCTTCATAATACTaccttgggaaaaaaaaaaaatctcctgagGGATTTGAATTATTCTGATCCTAAGTATGTGGTTTGGAATAGTTAAACTGGTTTCCACGCCCTTTGTTCTCATACTTTTTGCCCCTGTTCCAAAGTTTAACTCAAGTGAACACATGATCACAAGCAGGCCtacattcaaacacaacatgCTCCACTGTCCCTGCAAACTTTTCTTGCCTTTGTTGATAGTGAAACTTTTTACAAGcagtatttgtgtgtctgcacacTGTTCCCTAACCCCTAATTGCAACCCTTTGAAATctatgggaaaaaaacacaaggcttAAGTATCCCATTAGCGTCTTCCTCTTATATATTTCAAGATTAGAAACACATCTGAGCCAAACGTAGAGTCGGCTCATTCTCTTTAAAACACTTATAGCTGCTTCAGGGCCAAATGTGAAAGACTTTATTAAGTCATATTCATTATGTTTGTTTATACTCTTGTGTTCTTAACCATGTGGAGAAAATGTTGGCAGATCAGTGGTAAAGGAAAAACTATTCTTTTACCTAACTTTCAATATGTGTATGACCTCATATTGGTCTGAGCAACCGATATATATATCCTGCCGAGATGGCCGTGAGCAAGGAACCAAATCCCCAATAGCGCTGGTTTGCTCCCTGGGTTTAATAAAGTAcgctaattaaaaaaacaaaaacagggtCACCTTACATTAAATAATCTAATTTCTATTAAATACTAAGGATTGTTTGACCAGTGAATGCACACGTTCTCTTGTTTAATTCTGCTGATTCATTGTTTGGTTTCCTCGTGTTATTGTCTGCTGTGGATTCTTTTATGTGACATGCTGACTCCCACCTTTTCACTTGGAATATCCCACCTTAAAAtaatggtaaaaaaagaaaaaataaagaaaaaatactaATAACACAATGTAGAAAGCAAAGTACAACGCTAAGGTCCCCTATCCAGGATGAAATACCTATTAAACTTAAAGAATATTTAATCTATCGAATGAACCCATCAAtgaccaattaaaaaaaaaagtatactgCACTGTAATTCTAC includes:
- the LOC110004762 gene encoding interferon-induced transmembrane protein 5 yields the protein MDNHSYNFPSDCTPLTNCKSARKPAGSTVVNMGNTGKNPPKDYLVWSLCNTLYVNFCCLGFMALIYSIKARDQKTQGNLLLAQECSDKAKWYNILAAGWNLLIPLLAVVLLVLLLVHLGTSQGSFDFLGEDGFQNFMKLFSW